Within the Leishmania donovani BPK282A1 complete genome, chromosome 6 genome, the region AGGAAGTCACGCCACCACGAAGACAGGGGCGGCAAGTAGCGCGACGGATCGGGCAGCGGAATCTGCGGCGAGGCGCGGTCACAAACGGCCATGAAGAAGTCGGGGGTGACGATAGGCACAGCCCTGCAGAGCATCGCGACGACCGCGGTCGAGGGCTGCACCGTGCTCGTCACCAGAAAGCTCACCGTGTTGTAGCAGCGTAAAACGCGTGAGGAgagcgctgcttcgccagcagccgcagccgcagcggtcACGACAGTGGGAGACGGAGTCGCCGAAGGCGTGCCTGCAACCGCTGACCGCTGGCTCAGGGaaaggccgctgccgtcgatgCGCGAGCGTCCCACAGCGCTGCCTTGTGTCTCGGCCGCACTCAAGGCTTGGGTGCTGCCAGAGACGGTTTCCTGCCGCACAccgcagcagtgcagcgcgtgcaACAGCTTTGgctgcacctccgcgtcGACATCCTCGCACAGGGCCGACACGTCTAGCCACACTAGCTtcagcgcagcgccatgaTGGCCTAGGTAAATGGTGAACTGATGCCAGGAGGAGCGATGCACCGGCACATGGCAAGGGACTTGCTTGTTCAGATGCAGGGCAGGCTGGGGTGCCCCGCGGCCTGAGGTCGATCcggagcgctgccgcttgcgggctgccgctgctgcagcggctgcggcggggGCGTAGCAAAAGCCGAGAACACCCATCTCTGGAGCAGGTGACGTCGCAGccccggcaccgccggcacggcTATCACCTCCGTTATGTGGAGTGTCGTCGAGTgtctcggcgtcgtcggcatcCTCTCCGCATGCTacgatggcggtgccgtAGGTGGATGAGTCGAGCAGCGAAATGGGCTGTGGGGCCCACTCCTTGGCATCACGGGCCGCCGTGGACGACTGCAAGCCTACGGTGATGGTGAGGTGGGTGCGGCTGATGCTGCGGTCATCCTGAATGACGACGTGGCAGTTCGCCTTGCCGACTCGGTAGGACTCCCCGCCCACCAACCAAAAGTGCGGCGTGTCGTGAAAGAGGACGACCCACATCGGCGGGCGGGGACTGTGGCAGAAGCcagagaggagggcagcgcagctgcgcacaaTCGGCAAAGAATGTAACGCAAGGGAGATGAAAGCCGTAGTCGATGCACCGCTCACTCACTCGGTCCTTCTCTGTATCGATGTAggggtgtctgtgtgtacgTAGCGCTAGTGAAGGTCTATGaacggggggaggggcctagtgcgtgtgcacacacacacacagacgcagacaCTGGTGGACGCGTGTGCCGCACACTTCTGTGGTGGTGTCACTGCGTCAGCCTCCCTCTatgcgtgggcgtgtgtcGATTGGGCTCCGCCCGGAAGCCgtgaggagcagctgcagaggaTGAAAACCGAAAGACAATGGGAAGTTACCACTGCACCACGAAATGGACATGAAAACACAGGAgagcggaggcgcaggagaagaCCGCGATGGGCAGATGGCGTGGGTGATATCGACGAtggtgcacacgcaccggcGTAGACACCCTTCCTTCCCAGCCTTGGGTGCATTCGCAGCATCGCAGGAGGGGAcaagcacatgcacgtgTACAAGAGTCTGCCCAAGTCGTTCattcgtgtgtgtttgtgtatgtgtggttGTCTTTGAGCTTGCATGGAGCAGCTacacagcaacagcagcagccagagagcgggggggggggggggggggtgcagaCCCTACTCCACTTTGTGGAGGGAGCTTCTCCAGCACTCTACCACCGAGACACGTCGAGCATTCGACCACGACTGAGGCAGCCTCTTCCTTCAGCGCACCTCAAAAGCCCCTCGCCCTCGACCACAGCAGCCAGATActgtgcgccgccagcagcatcAAGATCGTCATCAGTACAGTGCCAATCACCTCGTAGCATCGTGTGAGAGGGTCCACTAGTTCGGCGGGGCACTCGGCCGCCGCAACGATGCAGTGGCCGCCGCGACAGGTGGCGTTCGAGCAGGTGAGCAACGCTGCGTCCAGTGCAGCAACAACCGCGGAGCTGAGAGGAGACCGCGCCCCTCTGCCCCCCACATCTGCTCTTGCGAAAgggctggcggcggtgggggcgTAGCACCGAATCAAGGGCTTATGTGAGACAGGCTCAGCTGTTGCTGTCGTCGCGGCGACGGACTTctcgccagcgcggcagtATACCCCACCGCTTTCGACACACTCACGGCAGGTGGGTCGGCTGCCGTAGAAGCACGTGTTGAGGTCGATGCACGGTGGTTGCCCCTCACACTTGCAGTCGCTCGCCGAGTAGCACCGCATCGTTGTCGGGCACCATCGCTGCGATGCGTTGATGGTGCACTCGCTACAGCTCGTGACGGTGTGCAGTGTCTGCAGGTCTCCTGAGACGggagcagaggaagaggatgacgacgatgTCCTAGACCTCTTTGCAACGGCCAAGCTGCCCGACTGCGTCAGCAACAGTGCCCCCAGAAGCAGCACATGCATCACCGGAATCAGCAGCCTCGAGAAGTTCGTCAACGGCGCCAGTGCCCGGCATCCACCTCCATGAGCCACGCAGGCCTCCCGTCTTACAGCAACGGGCAGTCGCCAACAGCTTCTACTAGCATGCATCGTGTACACGTCGAGGGGATAGCGATagaagcgtgtgcgtgtgtttaggtggctgcaccgcgtggcACTCTCTCTGTCACCTATGACCTTGCGATATCGGCGCTGTGCCAGGTAGCCGTGTGCATGCGGGGTAACTTCGGACGGCGCGCCACGAAAGCGGAGTGGAGAAGCCGCGACCGACAGAGGAGCTGACGGCAAAGTAGCGAAGCACGCAGAGACGCAGGTCGAACAGCAGGATGCATGCGGTGCTGAAGAGTGGTGGGTAAGAGGAGTCGGAGGGGTGAGAAGGGCCGCTGCCGACTGTGATCAGCAAAGAGATGGTACGCGACGAGTGACCTctcggggagggggtggcgcagcgtcCGGCAAAGCATGGAAGAAGCGCCTCGGGTATGTCGCtgagggtgtgtgtgtgcttgcaaGGAACGCtcgtgcgcagcgagcggGGCGCCAACACAGGTGCGTGTTCTTGTGTAGTCGTTTGCGCATACATACAGCTGTTACCTCGCGTTCTCTGTGTCACGCATACGTCACGGGTACCTCTGCGTctacgcacacgcacgcacgcaccgcgcTACGATCTGTGCAGTCGAGACCCCATCACCGCCAGCGAGTCAGCTATCTCGTTACCGTGAACCTTCGAGTGACCTCGCACGTGAATCAGCTCAACGCCCTCACTCTTGTCGTTCAGGGTGTTCTGGCACGTGTACCGTACCGGCTCTGCAAGGTCTGCCTCGTTGCGGTGCCCGTCACCCCATtgacgcgcgcgctgctggtcgtgctgctgcctcgcgtAAAGCGTGTTGTACCGGTCGCGCAGCCGGATCAGCTGCCTCCACAAGTCCTGGTTTTGCACCGGCTCATTCGTCGACAGCAAGAAGCCGTTCTGCACCCATTTCTTCGCGTACCGGGTGAGCCCGTCGATAACATAGCGGCTGTCTGTGTAGATAATGAGATGTGGCAGTGGTCGTGTGAGGTTGACGAGGGGCCACGCCGACGGGTCGACGAGGTGGGTCGCCTCCAGGGCATCTGCAGGGGCGCCAGCATCGACGAAAGCCTGAACAATCGCGTGTATGACGGCGCGCACCTCTCCACGGTTGTTCGTCTGCGACTCTGTCAGCGGCACCGGACACGAGAAGTTGCGCGGATCTGACATGGAGCCGTAGTAACCGCCGTATCCGGCCCGCGCATGGGAAGTTCCATTGTGGCTGCACGCACCGTCCACGTAAACCACCTCGAAAGCCCCAGGTGAGctggtcgtggtggtggtggcaagcGGCTTCGAGGCTGTCGTCGAGGGAGTcgctgcagagagagaggtcgACATAGAGGACGATGCAGGAGGAGCGACGGCAATCTGTGCATGAtccgcgcggcgccgtcgtgcctgccgcgctgccaccgATTCTTCACCCGCCAAGAGGTCGTCCCTCGTCTCTCGCTTCAGCCTCCCCTTGAAATAGCTGCTTCCGAGTGCGGCATGGTCGCGACTGGGTGGATACGGGGAAGcgacactgctgctgctggcgccgccaaGGCTCACGGCGGAGCCAGTGGAGGGCAAGGGATGAGCGGCCAAGAAGCTTCGGGCCTCGTCCAAAGTCCGGAAGCCCTTGTAGATGCTTCCTGGATACCCCGTCACCTGCTCAGAGCACTGAGCCCACGTTGAGTAGATGCCACGTGTTTTGCCGACGGCCACAGCGTAGAAGGACGGCTTCATGCGAAACGTAAAGGATACGCTGGTGTTATTAGCAggaacggcggcggcggtggcaatGCTTGCCGCTGGGAGAGGCTAAGGTGACGGACAAGAAGCTCTGCAGGCCTTCCAGCTTGCCTGACGCGACGATTGGATCGAAGCCAGTCTCCCCCCCGTCTCACGCTCAGATGCCTGCTTCACATGCGGCCTGCACGCCCTCGATGTCCCCTCCCGGCCTCCTCTAGTCTGCCCTGCCCAGGAGAGCCGCGCTGGGGTAGGAGGAGAGACCGAGTGACGAGGCAAGCGCACGATACGACACGGAGAAGCTGCAGTCGCGGCACGTGACGTAGTCTTTCGTGACCGGAGCCCCACGTGAGGAGAGCGATGAAAAGGGGAGGTGGGCACGCCAACAAAGAGCGAAAAGACCCATGCACAGCGTACGGCACTTTCCGAAGGGAAGACACGGCGGAGccggagagggggaaggggagcgGGTTCTGAGGCGCTGTTTGGTACGGTGGCGATGAGCACCGAGGCAGTGGCAAGCCCAACGTTGAAACGGCAGAGTAGCACGATAAGCAAGACCAAAGAAAACGGCACTCTCTGCTCCGCGCTCGTACACATATGTGTTTATGTGTATGTGAACCTGTATCGCGCTGCTTGTACGAGAGGCAGCCGAAGAAGTCgccggggggagggaagtgATGCGTACGTACTacgggaaggagaggaggggtgcagCGGGTGTTGCTTAAGGCCTGTACTCCGTGAGGCGACTGGATCTTACTTTGcaccgccctccctcttggGCGCACTTGTGTTTTCTGTGATCGGCTTGCACTGCAGATTTGATGTGCACACGTAGCCCATCAGACgaaggcgtgtgtgtgtgtgtgtgtgtgtgtgtgtgtgtgtcgatgaTGTGTAGAGAGGGGGAAAGCGAAGTACATAGTGGATGGCGTAGCCAAGGAGGTTCTTGCGGCGCGAGGCATGCTCAGCGAAAGTAGAAAAACAAGAGCAcatgtgcgcacacgcatggaGACGTGCACGCCCAGatagagggggggggtgcatgCTGTTGCGGTGTAGTCCCCGCTCAATGGCTTTGCGCTAGAGCAGTGCACTACTCCTTACCATCCTAGGTCATCTGCCACCTGCTTCGCCTCCCCACACCATGTGTATGCTCGTGTGGCAAGACACTCAGAAGTGCGCTTAAACGAACCACAGCAtcgttctctctttctctggcCTTCTTTGCTTGTTTTCTCGCTTCGGCGCATCCGCACGCGATCCGGTGCGCGATGCTGAACAACTGTCCAGTCCGTCTTCTTGTCTGcatgcagcacacacacacacacacataggcGGCTTACGCCGCGATATGCAAGATGTATACGGCAGCGATAGATGAGCTGTGGAGTGATGATGAAGAACAGgggctggagaaggagagggagggagggaagggggaggaagcAGAACGCGATTCATGTGATtgtccctccctctccctatCCTCCTatccccccttcccccatgTCCGTCCGTCATCGCTGCTCAACCCCCTCCATCCGCCCTTTTCGAGGCTATGCACGTGTATTCTCATGTGCGGCTGGGCGAAAACGGCATGGGTGTACGTGTGTGACGCGCACTCTGCAGAAGCGAAagcggcacacacgtgcgcacacatgGAGACAGCAGACCCTCCGTGCGATGAGCGTGAGCGGGGGGGATGCAGTGGGTCGAAACAgttagcagcagcagcagcgctgcggcgtcgagAGCAAGAAGCGGCAAGAAGAACCTGAAGGGGGCCAccagagagaggcgcgcgcgcgtgacggTCGACACTGCCCGCGTCTACCTTTTCTAtcctcccttcttcctcttcgtcaTTCTTCACCTACCCGGGGGTACACACCTGCTTGTGCACCTTCCAGTCCGCCTTCTGGCACTCGACACTGCAATACTTGGCCACCTTGCACCGACTGCAGCGCTGAAGCGGTACTGACGTTGTCGCTGCGCCCCGCGCCCCCTTGTGACAATGAAAGCAGCCGTTGGGGCTCGGCATCCCCTGTGCTGTGGTGGCATCCTCCATGTCCATCAAGTACCGCGACTTGGCTACTACCTCGCAGTTGGCGGAGTTGCACACCGGCTGCGGCAGGTCCTCCACGCGTGGAGGAAAGGTCTCGGCAAAGAGCATCGTGTGGTGAATCAGTCGTGTCGCAGGTGCTGCcttgcacacgcagcagagCGCATCCTCGTCCGTCAGCTGCTCGAGAATGGTGGAGCTGACCTCCTCGATGGCTTCGTTAACGTCGAGCTCGTACGTCTCCTGCGTGAGCTTGTTGATGTTGGTGGAAAACTGAAACTCCTTCTCCCCCACGGCGGCGTGGTAGATGTGAAGCACCATCGGAAGGCGCGGTAGGCTAGCACGAAACCTGGAAAAAGGATGACGTTGACACCTGTGTTgttatatgtgtgtgcgtgtgggtgtgggggtgtgtgtgggtgttgcGAAGAATGACgcagaggaaaaggaggagagacaaGAGTGGCAGCAGATCAGCAGGGGTCTGGTCGACTCATGGAAGGCATGGCAACATACACTCCTTCACTGGCGAAGGACATCGGCAGCTCTCTCAGACAatgcgggagagagagcgtgcaGAAGAGGGGAAGGCCATGAAAAAGGGGGTGGAACAGCGCTGGTATTGGCGGCAAGCACACATCCAGAAGAAAGGGCGAAATGGACCTGAGTCACACCTGCACGTGTACCCCGTCCAGCACCGAgctgaggaggagctgctttGTTTCTCGTTTTCCTTTGAAGTTTCTCCCCGTAGACTCCTGGAGTCGTGGGTGTGGATGGTCgatgcctctctctctttagTCACCCTTCTTCTACCTCCCCGCttgcaggcgcgcgcgtgggcagGGGCAGGGTGTGGGGAGGTAgcaaccaaaaaaaaatgctATCGGGTGCAacggaggagaggcacacacacagacacacgtcACACACGGACAGATGAAGCAGGTAGACAGGCACAGAGGCACAGCGCATAGACATATAAGTGGTAGGCCGTTGATGATGGTGTTCCGTAGGAAGACAAGCACAAAAAGCGTAAAGCGAGAAGATGCGACAACGGGGGAAGCAAGACGTACGCGCAGTGCGTGTGCCAAGGTGGTGGAGGCCAACGAAGAGCACGAGATCGAAAGGCGCGTataaagagggagaaggaggtgggagaggggcCTGTATTGATGCGGATGCGACTACCCTTCCCCATACGTATCtatgcatacacacatacatgcgtacgcagagagagagagacgcgccgTAGAAGGGAGgagcaagagaagagagaaagacatgagagaaggcaagagaagagaagcgacAAGCCGTTGAAGGCAACAGAGGTGCTTACGATGCTAACCGTGACGATTAACgcccggcacacacacgggcacacgcatacgcataTGTAATAGAATGTGAGAGTAACCCTCATCCTAGCTtgtccgcgtgtgtgtgcgcgatgGGGTGTCGCTGTGTcgagagcggaggaggagaacatTGGAGGGAGAAACAGCAGCAAAGAGgaggagtgtgtgtgggggggggggggcaagagAGCGCGCCTAAGATGGCACAATGCCT harbors:
- a CDS encoding ribonuclease H1, putative translates to MSTSLSAATPSTTASKPLATTTTTSSPGAFEVVYVDGACSHNGTSHARAGYGGYYGSMSDPRNFSCPVPLTESQTNNRGEVRAVIHAIVQAFVDAGAPADALEATHLVDPSAWPLVNLTRPLPHLIIYTDSRYVIDGLTRYAKKWVQNGFLLSTNEPVQNQDLWRQLIRLRDRYNTLYARQQHDQQRARQWGDGHRNEADLAEPVRYTCQNTLNDKSEGVELIHVRGHSKVHGNEIADSLAVMGSRLHRS
- a CDS encoding MYND finger domain-like protein, with protein sequence MVLHIYHAAVGEKEFQFSTNINKLTQETYELDVNEAIEEVSSTILEQLTDEDALCCVCKAAPATRLIHHTMLFAETFPPRVEDLPQPVCNSANCEVVAKSRYLMDMEDATTAQGMPSPNGCFHCHKGARGAATTSVPLQRCSRCKVAKYCSVECQKADWKVHKQVCTPG